One part of the Ignavibacteriales bacterium genome encodes these proteins:
- a CDS encoding DUF1343 domain-containing protein: protein MTKSAAIPKAQHAVSIGADRLLHDSTDLIAGMRVGVLTNHTGRLSDGRSIIDALAGSGICEIKALYGPEHGIGGDTPDGEVVEHVLHPRYGIQVYSLYGKTHKPTRAMLDGVDVIVCDIQDVGARFYTFISTVALAMEAAAEQNLPFIILDRPNPIRGLSFDGPVRVSSLRSFVAWMPIPVTHGLTIGELARLWNDEGWLTNGVKAPLNVVGMENWERSMWYDETGLSWIPPSPNMPSLETAVIYPGACFVEGTSISEGRGTSTPFQVLGAPWADPDRILKELSAFDTPGVACSAAEFTPAEIPGTASEPKFEGTVCRGIRLSVVDRNAVRPVHLGVSVLSAFKRAHTTETVFRNRRLDILTGNRSVRLQLERGTHPDEICEGWTEELRSFGDIRAKYLVY from the coding sequence TTGACGAAATCTGCAGCAATACCAAAAGCTCAGCATGCCGTGTCTATTGGAGCCGACCGGCTCCTGCATGATTCTACTGATCTCATTGCGGGAATGCGGGTCGGCGTCCTCACCAATCACACCGGGCGGCTGTCAGATGGGCGCTCCATCATCGATGCTCTTGCCGGTTCGGGAATCTGCGAAATCAAAGCGCTGTACGGTCCCGAGCATGGAATCGGCGGAGACACCCCTGACGGCGAAGTGGTCGAGCACGTCCTTCATCCGCGTTACGGGATCCAGGTCTACTCCCTTTACGGCAAGACGCATAAGCCAACCCGCGCAATGCTCGATGGGGTCGACGTCATAGTCTGCGACATACAGGATGTCGGGGCGAGATTCTACACGTTCATCTCCACCGTTGCGCTCGCGATGGAAGCCGCTGCAGAGCAGAACCTCCCATTCATCATACTCGACCGCCCGAATCCGATACGGGGACTTTCGTTCGACGGCCCGGTGCGCGTCTCTTCCCTCAGGTCATTTGTAGCGTGGATGCCCATCCCTGTCACACACGGTCTGACAATTGGCGAACTTGCGCGGCTTTGGAACGACGAAGGATGGCTGACGAACGGTGTCAAAGCCCCTCTCAATGTGGTCGGGATGGAGAACTGGGAGCGTTCGATGTGGTATGACGAAACGGGGCTTTCATGGATTCCTCCATCTCCAAACATGCCGTCACTTGAAACGGCCGTGATCTATCCGGGCGCTTGTTTTGTCGAAGGTACGTCCATCTCGGAAGGGCGAGGCACTTCCACTCCCTTCCAGGTCCTTGGCGCACCGTGGGCTGACCCGGACAGGATCTTAAAGGAGCTTTCGGCGTTTGATACTCCCGGCGTCGCATGCTCCGCTGCCGAGTTCACTCCGGCAGAGATTCCCGGAACCGCGAGCGAGCCGAAATTCGAGGGAACCGTCTGCCGCGGCATACGTCTTTCAGTGGTCGACCGGAACGCCGTCAGGCCCGTCCATCTCGGTGTATCAGTTCTCTCGGCTTTCAAGCGGGCTCACACCACCGAAACGGTTTTCCGGAATCGCCGGCTCGATATTCTGACGGGAAACAGGAGCGTACGGCTGCAGCTCGAGCGCGGCACTCATCCGGATGAGATCTGTG
- a CDS encoding heparan-alpha-glucosaminide N-acetyltransferase domain-containing protein, with the protein MISSQPLLPQRLTSLDAFRGFAVAGMLLVNNPGTWDPAIVPRLLLHAEWHGCTFADLIFPFFLFAVGMAMPYSEAKKREHGVSVWRGILIAARRALLLYLLGAFLKSASINMPGLHFGILQRIGVLYFIVYLLLPLKVRWQASIGVTLLFVWWAILAFVHGPGVIPGSFDRDVNSAQWLDSFILVPEDKETIISMIPGISTVLAGVLLGRFLMRQANQKSVMRVLALAGVAGIGLGLLWDLVVPLNKILWTASFVVFTAGWSCLVFLLFYWIIEVRKMSKLAFPLIVYGMNAITLYVFTGLFVRWVMLSWKVPYNGTMTSLTGYFYKSFAAVAGPTIGSILYSTMIIFIGWLLCFWMYRRKLFLKV; encoded by the coding sequence ATGATCTCCAGCCAACCACTTCTCCCCCAGCGTTTGACCTCGCTCGATGCCTTTCGGGGCTTCGCAGTAGCCGGGATGCTTCTCGTGAACAACCCGGGCACATGGGACCCGGCAATTGTACCGCGGCTGCTGCTCCATGCGGAATGGCACGGCTGCACATTTGCCGACCTCATCTTTCCGTTCTTTCTGTTCGCTGTCGGAATGGCCATGCCGTACAGCGAGGCAAAAAAACGCGAGCACGGGGTTTCGGTGTGGAGAGGAATTCTCATCGCTGCGCGGCGTGCGCTCCTTCTCTATCTTCTCGGAGCGTTTCTCAAGTCCGCTTCGATCAACATGCCGGGGCTTCATTTCGGCATCCTGCAACGCATCGGAGTTCTCTACTTCATCGTCTACCTCCTGTTGCCGCTCAAGGTCCGCTGGCAGGCTTCCATCGGAGTAACGCTCTTGTTTGTCTGGTGGGCCATCCTTGCGTTTGTGCATGGACCTGGCGTAATCCCGGGATCATTTGACCGCGACGTCAATTCGGCTCAGTGGCTCGACAGCTTCATACTCGTTCCCGAGGACAAAGAGACGATTATCAGCATGATCCCTGGAATCTCCACCGTGCTCGCGGGGGTGCTCCTGGGACGCTTCCTGATGCGTCAAGCCAACCAGAAATCAGTCATGCGTGTGCTCGCGTTGGCGGGGGTCGCCGGCATAGGTCTCGGCCTGCTGTGGGATCTTGTGGTACCCCTCAACAAGATCCTCTGGACAGCATCCTTTGTGGTCTTTACCGCCGGCTGGTCGTGCCTGGTGTTCCTCTTGTTCTATTGGATCATCGAAGTCCGCAAAATGTCCAAACTCGCATTTCCTCTCATAGTCTACGGCATGAACGCGATCACCCTCTACGTCTTCACCGGACTATTTGTCCGCTGGGTGATGCTGTCTTGGAAAGTCCCTTACAATGGGACGATGACATCACTGACCGGGTATTTCTACAAGAGCTTTGCAGCCGTCGCTGGTCCGACCATCGGATCGATTCTCTATTCGACGATGATCATTTTCATCGGCTGGCTGCTCTGCTTTTGGATGTACCGTCGCAAACTCTTCCTCAAGGTTTGA
- a CDS encoding discoidin domain-containing protein — protein sequence MSRRFLTSFFALFLSGWSIVLPQTVHVAVEAGTIVTSINPWLYGINTARWDESLFPGPASEMLTTADRDAIGKIKASGITLLKYPGGNDADAYVWNAKSNNASEMDTDEYIELCRAVGAEPFITVNFNEPPELAAAWVRYCNVEKGYSVKLWEVGDEQWGTWARGHVPPEQYAKKYINFVKAMRAVDPSIKVATNVPLGLHPENWAERVMKAAGDYIDMITFTYFPQPSGKENDDTLMTTVATYRKLYSQLRTDIERAVGREKAASILYVNVGYNSVSHSPGLQTIQVINALWTADMLGSMAELRTDIACFWALHNFYPPRGGDYGYLSSEGSNTPRFSYYVFPLMAEHFKGNVVKATCDDRGLSTYASKSGKELSVVFINKKRGTSTNVEVQLSGFKPRANASVWVLDEKRHNTPLQDLKNVSDKFSVKLPPYSITALKIIGQDSVLQSADIARLATPSASSFSTIGPHFKPVSAIDGKSYTRWNSAAWTKSNGQEQQWFQLAWKSPQTIKHVRITWGETFAVHYQLQSSLDGKKWSTMREVTSGTGGIDECDIPPVKARYLRIDGKKGTKGISAYSIREISVFGEQAN from the coding sequence ATGTCAAGACGTTTTCTCACATCGTTCTTTGCCCTCTTCCTTTCCGGATGGTCGATAGTTCTTCCACAGACGGTACACGTGGCAGTCGAGGCCGGCACCATCGTGACATCCATCAACCCGTGGCTCTATGGAATCAACACGGCACGATGGGATGAATCCCTCTTTCCCGGGCCGGCATCGGAGATGTTGACGACAGCCGACAGGGATGCAATCGGGAAGATCAAGGCATCCGGAATCACCCTCCTGAAGTACCCCGGCGGCAATGATGCCGATGCGTATGTCTGGAATGCGAAGTCGAACAATGCGTCGGAAATGGACACAGACGAATATATTGAACTCTGCAGAGCAGTCGGCGCGGAGCCGTTCATCACGGTGAATTTCAACGAGCCTCCCGAACTTGCAGCAGCGTGGGTCAGATACTGCAACGTCGAGAAAGGGTATAGTGTCAAGCTGTGGGAGGTTGGAGACGAACAGTGGGGCACCTGGGCCCGCGGGCATGTTCCGCCTGAGCAGTATGCGAAAAAATACATCAACTTTGTGAAAGCGATGCGGGCCGTGGACCCGTCCATCAAGGTGGCAACGAACGTACCGCTGGGACTTCACCCGGAAAACTGGGCGGAGCGTGTTATGAAAGCTGCCGGCGACTACATCGACATGATCACGTTCACGTATTTCCCTCAGCCGTCCGGAAAAGAAAACGACGACACGCTCATGACGACCGTCGCAACGTACCGAAAGCTGTATTCCCAGTTGCGCACAGACATTGAAAGGGCGGTCGGTCGCGAGAAAGCTGCCTCCATTCTCTACGTCAACGTTGGATACAATTCTGTGAGTCACTCTCCCGGTCTGCAGACCATTCAGGTCATCAACGCGCTTTGGACAGCCGATATGCTGGGAAGCATGGCGGAGCTTCGAACCGACATTGCCTGCTTCTGGGCTCTTCATAATTTCTATCCTCCACGAGGCGGCGATTATGGGTATCTTTCTTCTGAAGGCAGCAATACACCTCGCTTTAGTTACTATGTTTTCCCTCTGATGGCAGAGCATTTCAAGGGAAACGTGGTCAAAGCCACATGCGACGACCGGGGCCTGTCGACGTATGCAAGCAAGTCCGGTAAAGAGCTGTCCGTTGTCTTCATTAACAAGAAGCGGGGAACATCGACAAACGTCGAAGTGCAGCTCTCAGGCTTCAAGCCCCGAGCCAACGCGTCGGTTTGGGTTCTCGATGAGAAGCGGCACAACACCCCCCTTCAGGACCTCAAAAATGTCTCCGACAAGTTTTCGGTGAAGCTTCCCCCCTATTCGATCACGGCGCTGAAGATAATCGGGCAGGATTCAGTCCTGCAGTCAGCCGATATCGCCCGCCTGGCAACTCCGTCTGCGTCATCATTCTCCACCATCGGGCCGCATTTCAAGCCTGTGAGTGCCATTGACGGGAAGTCCTATACGAGGTGGAATTCCGCTGCCTGGACAAAGTCAAACGGACAGGAGCAGCAGTGGTTTCAGCTTGCCTGGAAATCCCCGCAGACGATCAAGCACGTGAGGATCACTTGGGGCGAAACGTTCGCAGTACACTATCAGCTGCAGTCATCGCTCGATGGCAAGAAGTGGTCGACAATGCGCGAAGTGACCAGCGGGACCGGCGGAATTGACGAGTGTGATATTCCGCCCGTGAAGGCGCGTTATCTTCGCATCGACGGCAAGAAGGGAACGAAAGGAATTTCGGCGTATTCGATACGGGAGATTTCTGTTTTCGGCGAACAAGCGAACTAA
- a CDS encoding GNAT family N-acetyltransferase, whose translation MSSEIRQYKAEDELSVTALWNLCLPRDEVTLNTFRRKIILDSNFDSRGCFVAVADNEIVGFMLSLSRRYPYFDVGMETGRGWITTFFVHPDWRRRGICTEMLAQAERFLLDQGVKEVHISDYTPNYFIPGVDLDAYANAHEFLIARRYEKVQSVYSMGRSIVDFSIPDTMKERFCQLQKTGFSTCVFEPRYILVLLEFLRENYPGDLFRVALDRLRENPQCDEILIALKDEKVVGFSHFMDERFGPFGIDEAYAGRGLGPMLYYSTVEQMRKKGRQNLWLAWTSGRAKDFYYKVGLRVLRRHEIMKKSFD comes from the coding sequence ATGTCATCCGAGATCCGGCAATACAAGGCGGAGGATGAGCTCAGCGTCACCGCATTATGGAATCTCTGTCTTCCCCGCGACGAAGTCACGCTGAATACCTTTCGGCGAAAAATCATTCTGGACTCGAACTTCGATTCCCGCGGCTGTTTCGTCGCTGTGGCTGACAACGAGATCGTCGGCTTCATGCTCAGCCTTTCCCGCCGGTATCCCTATTTCGATGTCGGCATGGAAACTGGACGAGGCTGGATTACCACGTTTTTCGTGCATCCAGACTGGCGGCGAAGAGGAATCTGTACAGAAATGCTCGCGCAGGCCGAACGATTTCTTCTCGATCAAGGAGTCAAAGAAGTCCATATTTCTGATTACACGCCCAACTACTTCATCCCCGGCGTTGACCTCGATGCCTATGCCAACGCACACGAGTTTCTCATCGCGCGAAGGTATGAGAAGGTGCAGAGTGTGTATAGTATGGGCCGGTCCATTGTGGATTTCAGCATCCCGGACACAATGAAGGAGCGTTTTTGCCAGCTCCAAAAGACGGGCTTTTCAACGTGCGTGTTTGAGCCGCGCTATATCCTCGTTCTGCTGGAATTCCTCAGAGAGAATTACCCGGGCGACCTGTTCCGGGTCGCGCTTGACCGATTACGCGAAAATCCGCAATGCGATGAGATACTCATAGCACTCAAGGACGAAAAGGTGGTGGGGTTCAGCCACTTCATGGATGAGCGATTCGGCCCGTTTGGAATCGACGAGGCATATGCCGGACGAGGGCTGGGGCCCATGCTCTACTACAGCACGGTCGAACAGATGCGCAAGAAGGGACGACAAAACCTCTGGCTCGCCTGGACGTCGGGGCGTGCCAAGGATTTCTACTACAAGGTGGGACTCCGTGTCCTTCGCCGTCACGAAATCATGAAAAAGTCGTTTGACTAG
- a CDS encoding PIG-L family deacetylase, which translates to MADEIRKTILAIGAHCGDMEVTCGAVLAKHSKLGDQVAILHLTLGEGGNPKMSPQAYGEQKRNEAMAAANVMGAEAIFAPYRDGELPNTEEARLHVADVIRRVRPTHIITHWRTSIHKDHAATHSIVNDAVLLASLEGVVTIHPRHRGIQAIYYTENWEDPENFKPYLYVDISAELETWKEAVIQYQFIQGGISSFPYLDYYDALARVRGAEAGKRYAVAFDIDPFEKKRIVDVLP; encoded by the coding sequence ATGGCGGACGAAATCAGAAAAACCATTCTCGCAATCGGAGCACACTGCGGCGACATGGAGGTCACATGCGGTGCGGTCCTCGCAAAACACAGCAAACTTGGCGATCAGGTCGCCATTCTTCACCTGACACTCGGTGAGGGGGGAAACCCCAAGATGTCCCCCCAGGCATACGGGGAACAAAAGCGCAACGAGGCAATGGCAGCAGCCAACGTCATGGGTGCAGAAGCGATCTTCGCCCCTTACAGGGACGGTGAACTTCCGAATACTGAGGAGGCACGTCTCCATGTGGCCGACGTCATCCGCCGCGTTAGGCCAACCCATATCATCACACACTGGCGAACAAGCATCCACAAAGACCACGCTGCAACGCACTCCATTGTGAATGATGCCGTTCTCCTCGCGTCACTTGAGGGAGTAGTGACCATCCATCCCCGCCACAGAGGGATACAGGCGATCTACTACACAGAAAACTGGGAGGATCCGGAGAATTTCAAACCGTACCTCTATGTGGATATCTCCGCTGAACTGGAGACCTGGAAAGAGGCAGTGATTCAGTATCAGTTCATCCAGGGAGGGATTTCTTCCTTCCCGTACCTGGACTACTATGACGCACTGGCCCGCGTTCGGGGTGCCGAGGCCGGTAAACGCTACGCCGTGGCTTTTGATATCGATCCGTTTGAGAAGAAACGCATTGTCGATGTTCTACCGTGA
- a CDS encoding GNAT family N-acetyltransferase, translating into MSFSITPYTDAARDELLKLWATALPLDAITVDTLETRVLLDENFDPETFLLARSNGTLTGFVLGIHAKRMHLGDADPAGDRCWITALGVHPDSDVNEIGGLLLSEVEKKFKALGKKECRVSGYPPGYFTPGIDVRTYKHYLDLFTAHSYEVFHEAISMDAPIVLFTVPEKTVGIEKALNEDGIKVRSYRRGDLVKFMDFLEKTMPSDWVRVERRNLHKIAEGGFHPEQVMVVTKGDEIIGYCQFEGSHFGPFGVSDAYQGKGIGTVLLARTLERMQHEGYHDAWVMWTDDVAAKVYGKFGFKETRRFAMLKKDISAT; encoded by the coding sequence ATGTCCTTTTCTATCACTCCATACACCGATGCCGCGCGCGACGAACTCTTGAAGCTCTGGGCCACGGCACTGCCGCTCGACGCCATCACGGTTGACACCCTGGAAACACGAGTGCTGCTGGACGAGAACTTCGATCCGGAGACTTTCCTCCTCGCCCGATCAAACGGAACGCTGACCGGTTTCGTCCTGGGAATTCATGCGAAGCGCATGCATCTCGGCGACGCCGATCCCGCCGGGGACCGGTGTTGGATTACCGCACTCGGAGTTCACCCCGATTCCGATGTGAACGAAATCGGCGGTCTGCTTCTTTCGGAGGTGGAGAAGAAGTTCAAGGCGCTTGGGAAGAAGGAATGCAGGGTGTCCGGTTATCCACCGGGATATTTCACACCCGGCATTGACGTGCGTACATACAAGCACTACCTCGATCTCTTCACGGCGCATTCATACGAGGTGTTCCACGAAGCTATCAGCATGGACGCCCCAATTGTGCTCTTCACTGTCCCGGAGAAGACCGTTGGAATCGAAAAAGCCCTGAATGAGGACGGGATAAAAGTTCGTTCGTACCGCCGCGGCGACCTTGTGAAGTTCATGGACTTCCTCGAGAAGACGATGCCGTCAGACTGGGTACGAGTCGAGCGACGTAACTTGCACAAAATTGCCGAGGGGGGATTCCATCCGGAGCAGGTTATGGTGGTTACCAAGGGGGATGAGATAATCGGCTATTGCCAGTTTGAAGGGTCTCATTTCGGGCCATTCGGTGTGAGCGACGCATACCAGGGGAAAGGCATTGGAACCGTTCTGCTCGCCCGGACGCTCGAGCGGATGCAGCACGAGGGATACCATGATGCGTGGGTGATGTGGACAGACGATGTCGCTGCCAAGGTATACGGCAAATTCGGCTTCAAAGAGACCCGGCGTTTCGCGATGCTGAAGAAGGATATTTCGGCAACTTAG
- a CDS encoding PorV/PorQ family protein → MIIDHLKNSFTSTIVIPARRKRESRPRILDSRLTISGVTTVVEIGSRRMFPTISVFLLLILISSGADGQIVKKAQVGFRFLENPVSAEVVGRGTIGVTTTLSANSIFWNPSQLGWIKSGLDLDVSHTQGIADINYNAAAAALRIGNFGVVGLSMLSMDYGTFYGTRRAANEQGYVETGTFSPTAYAVGVAFSQKVSDRFSYGVHLKYVSQNLGDAWVAPTGTSLTDANLAIGTRSYAQSGLAMDVGAYYDFMYNGIRFGATLQNISREIRYENESFPMPFAVSFGATVEPFRFLFENPQDLFILSFESRHPRDFNEKLKIGAEYHFFETIIARFGYATNYDERGLTAGLGVRYIVGNTPVRADYAFQDFGIFGAVHHISFGISY, encoded by the coding sequence ATGATTATAGACCATCTCAAGAACTCCTTCACAAGCACAATTGTCATTCCCGCTCGTCGTAAGCGGGAATCCAGACCGCGCATTCTGGACTCCCGACTGACGATCTCGGGAGTGACAACCGTGGTTGAGATAGGTTCCAGAAGGATGTTTCCAACGATCTCCGTTTTCCTTCTCCTGATCCTGATTTCTTCAGGGGCCGACGGGCAGATCGTCAAGAAGGCACAAGTCGGATTCAGGTTCCTCGAGAATCCCGTGTCGGCAGAGGTCGTCGGACGGGGCACGATCGGCGTCACGACCACGCTTTCGGCGAACTCGATCTTCTGGAACCCGAGCCAGCTCGGGTGGATCAAATCCGGCTTGGACCTCGACGTCAGTCACACGCAGGGAATTGCTGACATCAATTACAACGCAGCTGCTGCTGCTCTCCGCATCGGCAACTTCGGCGTAGTCGGATTGAGCATGCTTTCGATGGACTACGGGACATTTTACGGCACGCGCAGGGCAGCCAACGAACAGGGCTACGTGGAAACAGGCACGTTTTCCCCGACCGCCTATGCGGTTGGCGTAGCATTTTCGCAAAAGGTCAGCGACCGGTTTTCGTACGGCGTTCACCTGAAGTATGTGAGCCAGAACCTGGGCGATGCCTGGGTCGCACCTACAGGAACCAGCCTCACCGATGCCAATCTGGCCATCGGAACCCGCTCCTATGCTCAAAGCGGGCTTGCGATGGACGTGGGAGCGTATTACGATTTCATGTACAATGGCATCCGTTTCGGTGCGACCTTGCAGAACATCTCACGAGAGATTCGCTATGAGAACGAGTCATTTCCCATGCCGTTTGCCGTGAGCTTCGGCGCAACCGTCGAGCCCTTCCGGTTTCTCTTTGAGAACCCTCAGGATCTTTTCATTCTGAGTTTCGAATCGCGGCATCCGCGCGATTTCAACGAAAAGCTGAAAATCGGCGCCGAGTATCATTTCTTCGAAACCATCATAGCCCGCTTTGGCTACGCGACAAACTATGACGAACGCGGCCTCACGGCCGGCCTAGGCGTGCGCTACATCGTCGGCAACACGCCCGTGCGGGCCGACTACGCGTTCCAGGATTTCGGGATCTTCGGGGCCGTCCATCACATTTCTTTCGGCATCAGCTACTGA
- a CDS encoding glycosyl hydrolase family 18 protein: MKFRIIVFFALFCSSALSQPKLVVGYYPSWNKSSFPHTLILYRNLTQIAHAFIFPQMDGSLDLSGFTFYPELIQAAHLNGVGVVISVGGYDLVRTPRFDSVAAKPASRTRFVTALKDFCLTYGYDGVDMDWEYPKSAGRSNTTLLFQELRTALSSVSPALSLSIAAPATDWNNGYDWTVMKNILDWVGVMTYDFYGSWTTKVGPNSPLYGNLSQTDQGWVGNSVSFYRTKGVPDSKLLIGTPFYGWQFNGSTMYGPGVGTAQKAYSSITPLMQTGWSRSWDAVGHVPYLTNPTQSIIISYDDSVSIGEKMTYVKNQGLGGTIIWALGQDYFSTGQQPLLRSVAAGLGLISDVKELVSGSLPKTLELQQNYPNPFNPTTAISYQLPAPSGAEGSAVSSVSLKVYDLLGREIAVLAEGPQNPGTYTVRFDASTLPSGVYIYRLTDGTRSMMRTMIVLR; the protein is encoded by the coding sequence ATGAAATTCAGGATAATAGTTTTCTTCGCTTTGTTTTGTTCATCAGCTCTTTCCCAACCCAAGCTGGTCGTCGGCTATTATCCGAGCTGGAACAAATCATCATTCCCACATACCCTGATCCTGTACAGGAATCTCACGCAGATCGCACACGCGTTCATCTTCCCGCAAATGGATGGTTCACTTGATCTGAGCGGATTTACATTCTATCCGGAGCTCATCCAGGCGGCGCACCTCAATGGCGTCGGCGTCGTGATTTCCGTAGGTGGATATGATCTTGTACGAACTCCGCGGTTCGATTCGGTGGCTGCCAAACCTGCATCGCGCACCAGGTTTGTAACAGCCCTCAAGGATTTCTGTCTCACATATGGTTACGACGGCGTCGACATGGACTGGGAATACCCAAAATCAGCCGGACGCTCGAATACAACGCTCCTGTTCCAGGAACTCCGAACGGCCCTTTCAAGCGTGTCGCCTGCGCTTTCGTTGAGCATCGCAGCACCTGCAACCGACTGGAACAACGGCTACGACTGGACAGTCATGAAGAATATTCTGGACTGGGTCGGTGTGATGACGTACGACTTCTACGGGAGCTGGACCACGAAGGTGGGACCGAATTCTCCACTTTACGGAAACCTCTCACAGACGGATCAAGGTTGGGTGGGAAATTCGGTCTCCTTTTACAGAACGAAGGGTGTGCCTGATTCGAAACTGCTCATCGGAACACCCTTCTACGGATGGCAGTTCAACGGATCGACAATGTACGGACCCGGCGTTGGAACTGCACAGAAGGCCTACAGCTCAATCACACCGCTGATGCAGACAGGGTGGTCACGGTCGTGGGATGCCGTCGGTCATGTCCCCTATCTCACCAATCCCACTCAGTCGATCATCATCAGCTACGATGACTCCGTCTCGATCGGCGAGAAGATGACGTATGTCAAAAATCAGGGGCTCGGGGGAACGATCATCTGGGCCCTCGGCCAGGACTACTTCAGCACCGGTCAGCAGCCGCTCCTGCGGTCAGTCGCTGCGGGGCTGGGCCTCATCAGTGATGTGAAGGAACTGGTTTCCGGCAGCCTGCCGAAGACGCTTGAGCTTCAACAGAATTATCCGAATCCGTTCAATCCGACGACAGCTATCAGCTATCAGCTGCCTGCCCCGAGCGGAGCCGAGGGGTCAGCGGTAAGTTCTGTATCGCTCAAGGTGTATGATCTGCTGGGTCGGGAAATCGCCGTGCTCGCTGAGGGTCCGCAGAACCCCGGTACGTACACTGTGCGCTTCGATGCTTCGACCCTTCCGAGCGGAGTGTACATTTACCGGCTGACCGACGGAACGAGAAGTATGATGCGAACGATGATTGTCTTACGATAG